In the Mus pahari chromosome 19, PAHARI_EIJ_v1.1, whole genome shotgun sequence genome, one interval contains:
- the Tmem192 gene encoding transmembrane protein 192 isoform X1 codes for MAAGGRLEDSSLDILQSMDDDPLLDTQPLPPHSLQAEFRPRFHPLPTVIIANLLLLIHVVFVVLAFLTGVPCLCPNLTEDKRPEKYTSPLKVQTAIILGKLILWILHLLFERYVQYHHRKVRSRGYFQIYRSTRHLKSLALTVHSSGNTALLLLLCVQHSFPEPSKLYLELILAVLALELICSLSCLILYIVKIRRFNRAKPRPDVLEEEKMYAHPSSTAAETGFRTISSLEEIVEKQEDIIVYLKRHNSLLSKRLLELATQPART; via the exons AGTTCCTTGGATATCCTACAAAGTATGGATGACGACCCGCTCCTGGATACCCagcctctcccaccccactctCTCCAAGCTGAGTTTAGACCCAGATTCCATCCTCTCCCCACGGTCATCATAGCGAACCTTCTGTTGCTTATACAT GTCGTGTTTGTTGTTTTAGCATTTTTAACGGGTGTGCCGTGTTTGTGTCCTAATCTGACTGAAGACAAGCGCCCAGAAAAGTACACCAGCCCGTTGAAGGTTCAGACGGCCATAATCCTTGGGAAACTTATCCTGTGGATTCTGCATTTGCTTTTCGAACGCTACGTCCAGTATCACCACCGGAAAGTCAGGAGCCGAGGCTATTTCCAGATCTACCGGTCTACGAGGCATCTCAAGTCACTGGCCCTCACAGTCCACTCTTCTG gCAACActgccctgctcctcctcctctgtgtgcaGCACTCTTTCCCTGAGCCCAGCAAGCTGTACCTTGAGCtgattctggctgtcctggccctGGAGCTGATCTGTTCCCTGAGCTGCCTGATCCTCTATATAG TGAAGATTAGGAGATTCAACAGGGCCAAGCCACGGCCTGATgtacttgaagaagaaaaaatgtatGCTCACCCCAGCAGTACTGCCGCAGAGACTGGCTTCAG GACTATTTCAAGCCTAGAAGAAATTGTTGAAAAGCAAGAGGACATAATTGTGTACCTGAAGCGTCACAACTCTCTGCTGAGTAAGCGGTTGTTGGAGCTGGCAACTCAGCCAGCCAGGACATGA
- the Tmem192 gene encoding transmembrane protein 192 isoform X2, which produces MDDDPLLDTQPLPPHSLQAEFRPRFHPLPTVIIANLLLLIHVVFVVLAFLTGVPCLCPNLTEDKRPEKYTSPLKVQTAIILGKLILWILHLLFERYVQYHHRKVRSRGYFQIYRSTRHLKSLALTVHSSGNTALLLLLCVQHSFPEPSKLYLELILAVLALELICSLSCLILYIVKIRRFNRAKPRPDVLEEEKMYAHPSSTAAETGFRTISSLEEIVEKQEDIIVYLKRHNSLLSKRLLELATQPART; this is translated from the exons ATGGATGACGACCCGCTCCTGGATACCCagcctctcccaccccactctCTCCAAGCTGAGTTTAGACCCAGATTCCATCCTCTCCCCACGGTCATCATAGCGAACCTTCTGTTGCTTATACAT GTCGTGTTTGTTGTTTTAGCATTTTTAACGGGTGTGCCGTGTTTGTGTCCTAATCTGACTGAAGACAAGCGCCCAGAAAAGTACACCAGCCCGTTGAAGGTTCAGACGGCCATAATCCTTGGGAAACTTATCCTGTGGATTCTGCATTTGCTTTTCGAACGCTACGTCCAGTATCACCACCGGAAAGTCAGGAGCCGAGGCTATTTCCAGATCTACCGGTCTACGAGGCATCTCAAGTCACTGGCCCTCACAGTCCACTCTTCTG gCAACActgccctgctcctcctcctctgtgtgcaGCACTCTTTCCCTGAGCCCAGCAAGCTGTACCTTGAGCtgattctggctgtcctggccctGGAGCTGATCTGTTCCCTGAGCTGCCTGATCCTCTATATAG TGAAGATTAGGAGATTCAACAGGGCCAAGCCACGGCCTGATgtacttgaagaagaaaaaatgtatGCTCACCCCAGCAGTACTGCCGCAGAGACTGGCTTCAG GACTATTTCAAGCCTAGAAGAAATTGTTGAAAAGCAAGAGGACATAATTGTGTACCTGAAGCGTCACAACTCTCTGCTGAGTAAGCGGTTGTTGGAGCTGGCAACTCAGCCAGCCAGGACATGA
- the LOC110337117 gene encoding tripartite motif-containing protein 75, translated as MAQAEVLARLQKEAQCPICLDDLKEPVTIECGHNFCHSCIKDFWAEQQATFSCPVCRHQCQHRNLRSNAQLGKMIETAQLLQGMESKRHESSTSCEKHNQVLTLFCEDDLQLLCERCMEPESHRSHQVLSIKKAASLHRKHLQDYSRLLAWEVKEIQELMSALSRRTLTLREQAEAQRSELTSECEQLIRFLDQEERAAFSRLEDEETRLEKRLLDNIAALEHHSSRLRALLRHLMLTGELSEAKMLSTVKDFYLKCRLQLPSPSIFPVQLRREEFSFPLQYSALQKVIQHFTDNVTLDLKTAHPNLLISEDRTCVTFTKEIQRVPGSSSYTKSPVVLGIPHFNSGRHFWEVQVGKKPEWAIGICKADSSSGERQSPNPRGYWRIVWQGDGFNVSRADPDSQLKAARATSIGVFLDYELGEVSFYGMPEKCHLYTFRDTFSGPVCPYFYLGPQSEPLRLCSATDLEC; from the coding sequence ATGGCACAGGCCGAGGTCTTGGCTAGACTCCAGAAAGAGGCCCAGTGCCCCATCTGTCTGGATGACCTGAAAGAGCCAGTCACCATCGAGTGCGGACACAACTTCTGTCATTCCTGCATCAAAGATTTCTGGGCAGAGCAGCAAGCCACGTTCTCCTGTCCTGTCTGCCGACACCAGTGCCAACACAGGAACCTCAGAAGCAATGCCCAGCTTGGAAAAATGATTGAAACTGCCCAGCTGCTCCAAGGCATGGAGAGCAAGAGGCACGAAAGCAGCACCAGTTGCGAGAAGCACAACCAGGTCCTCACCCTCTTCTGTGAGGATGACCTGCAGCTGCTGTGTGAGCGGTGCATGGAGCCTGAGAGCCACAGGTCCCACCAGGTACTATCCATTAAAAAGGCTGCCTCTCTCCACAGGAAACACCTTCAGGACTACAGCAGGCTCCTGGCGTGGGAAGTGAAAGAGATTCAAGAGTTAATGAGCGCGCTAAGCAGAAGAACGCTGACCCTGAGGGAACAAGCAGAAGCGCAGAGGTCGGAACTAACGTCCGAGTGTGAGCAGCTCATCCGGTTTCTAGACCAGGAAGAGCGGGCGGCTTTCTCCAGGTTAGAGGACGAGGAGACGAGGCTTGAGAAGAGACTGCTTGATAACATTGCAGCATTAGAACACCATAGTTCCAGGCTCAGAGCCCTCCTGAGACACCTGATGCTCACCGGAGAGCTCTCCGAAGCCAAGATGCTGTCCACAGTCAAGGATTTTTACCTGAAATGTAGGCTTCAGCTCCCCAGCCCAAGCATTTTCCCAGTTCAGTTACGAAGAGAAGAGTTCAGCTTTCCCCTCCAGTATTCAGCCCTACAGAAAGTTATACAGCATTTCACAGACAATGTCACTCTAGACCTGAAGACGGCCCATCCAAACCTGCTCATTTCTGAGGACAGAACATGCGTAACATTTACAAAGGAAATACAACGTGTTCCTGGTTCTTCGAGTTATACCAAGAGCCCCGTTGTGTTGGGGATTCCACATTTTAATTCTGGGAGACACTTCTGGGAGGTGCAGGTAGGAAAGAAGCCAGAGTGGGCTATCGGTATTTGCAAAGCTGATTCCTCCAGCGGGGAAAGGCAGTCCCCTAACCCCCGGGGATATTGGAGGATTGTTTGGCAGGGGGACGGCTTCAACGTCTCAAGAGCTGACCCGGACTCTCAGCTGAAGGCCGCAAGAGCCACAAGCATTGGTGTTTTCCTGGACTATGAACTGGGAGAGGTTTCTTTCTATGGCATGCCTGAGAAATGCCACCTCTATACTTTCAGAGACACTTTTTCTGGGCCTGTCTGCCCTTATTTCTACCTAGGGCCTCAGTCAGAACCTCTTAGACTCTGTTCTGCCACGGATTTGGAATGCTAA